The following are from one region of the Streptomyces fradiae genome:
- a CDS encoding carbohydrate ABC transporter permease, giving the protein MAAPGRAPSTAEKAVRYLLLLGVLLLTIGPFLWQLSTSLKGPAEDVYSRTPGFLPDAPTLANYAKVADTIPVWTYAANSLVVAAIMVLGNVVGATLAGYALARLRFRGARLALGLFLATLVLPGEVTIVSQYVTVRSLGLTDTLLGVALPGAIAMLNVLLMYTAFRSVPPELDSAALVDGANAWQRLVHVSLPNVRGMLSVVVIFTFIGAWDDFLWPLIVLNDPGRYTLTVGLQYLDGTFTANPRLIAAGTMIAFLPIVAVFAALQRFFFKGVEEGALKG; this is encoded by the coding sequence ATGGCAGCCCCGGGCCGCGCCCCGTCCACCGCCGAGAAGGCGGTCCGCTATCTGCTCCTGCTCGGCGTTCTGCTGCTCACCATCGGGCCCTTCCTGTGGCAGCTGTCCACCTCGCTGAAGGGACCCGCCGAGGACGTCTACTCCCGCACCCCGGGCTTCCTGCCCGACGCCCCGACCCTCGCCAACTACGCCAAGGTCGCCGACACCATCCCGGTGTGGACCTACGCCGCCAACTCCCTGGTCGTGGCGGCCATCATGGTCCTCGGGAACGTCGTCGGCGCCACCCTGGCCGGTTACGCCCTCGCTCGCCTCCGCTTCCGCGGCGCCCGCCTCGCGCTGGGCCTCTTCCTCGCCACCCTCGTGCTGCCCGGCGAGGTCACCATCGTCTCCCAGTACGTGACCGTGCGCAGCCTCGGCCTCACCGACACCCTCCTCGGCGTCGCCCTGCCCGGCGCCATCGCGATGCTCAACGTGCTCCTCATGTACACGGCCTTCCGGTCCGTGCCGCCCGAGCTCGACTCCGCCGCGCTCGTGGACGGCGCCAACGCCTGGCAGCGCCTGGTGCACGTGAGTCTGCCGAACGTACGGGGCATGCTGAGCGTCGTGGTGATCTTCACCTTCATCGGCGCCTGGGACGACTTCCTGTGGCCGCTCATCGTGCTCAACGACCCCGGCCGCTACACCCTCACGGTCGGCCTGCAGTACCTCGACGGCACCTTCACCGCCAACCCCCGGCTGATCGCCGCCGGCACCATGATCGCCTTCCTGCCGATCGTGGCCGTGTTCGCGGCGCTCCAGCGCTTCTTCTTCAAGGGGGTCGAGGAGGGCGCGCTCAAGGGCTGA
- a CDS encoding glycosyl hydrolase — protein MTHSPSAAPRFGVNYTPSEGWFHHWLDFDLDAVRADLDSIAALGLDHVRVFPLWPLFQPNRTLIRPRAVEQLAALVDAAAERGLDVAVDGLQGHLSSFDFLPAWTQTWHRRNLFTDPDVLDGQAAYLRTLAAALDDRPNFLGMTLGNEIDQFSGDPHPDPDRITPDQAAHWLRRMLAACEDGAPGRFHLHAAYDAAWYLDDHPFTPGHAARIGAATAVHSWVFNGTAQRYGTDSVAVGRHAAYLVELSKAWADDPHRPVWLQEVGAPAPHIPADRAAEFTRTTVAAALDCPDLWGITWWCSHDVDRALADFPELEYSLGLLTNDRKPKPAGRALADVVAAARTTWVRPAPRSTALVVDLPEEVTARSSCGPGGAHYEAFMRLAADGARPAVVLAARAADPAHLAARGITELVRPEDLRASLSG, from the coding sequence ATGACGCACTCTCCTTCCGCCGCCCCGCGTTTCGGCGTCAACTACACGCCCAGCGAGGGCTGGTTCCATCACTGGCTCGACTTCGACCTCGACGCCGTACGCGCCGACCTGGACTCGATCGCCGCCCTCGGCCTCGACCACGTCCGGGTCTTCCCGCTGTGGCCGCTCTTCCAGCCCAACCGCACCCTGATCCGGCCGCGCGCCGTCGAGCAGCTCGCCGCGCTCGTCGACGCCGCCGCCGAACGTGGCCTCGACGTCGCCGTCGACGGCCTCCAGGGCCATCTGTCCAGCTTCGACTTCCTGCCCGCCTGGACCCAGACCTGGCACCGGCGCAACCTCTTCACCGACCCGGACGTGCTCGACGGCCAGGCCGCCTATCTGCGCACCCTCGCCGCAGCCCTCGACGATCGGCCGAACTTCCTCGGCATGACCCTCGGCAACGAGATCGACCAGTTCTCCGGCGACCCCCACCCCGACCCCGACCGGATCACCCCCGACCAGGCCGCGCACTGGCTGCGCCGCATGCTCGCCGCCTGCGAGGACGGCGCGCCCGGCCGGTTCCATCTGCACGCCGCCTACGACGCCGCCTGGTACCTCGACGACCACCCCTTCACCCCCGGCCACGCCGCCCGCATCGGCGCGGCCACCGCCGTCCACTCCTGGGTGTTCAACGGCACCGCCCAGCGCTACGGCACCGACTCCGTCGCCGTCGGCCGGCACGCCGCCTACCTCGTCGAACTCTCCAAGGCCTGGGCCGACGACCCGCACCGCCCGGTCTGGCTCCAGGAGGTCGGCGCGCCCGCCCCGCACATCCCCGCCGACCGGGCGGCCGAATTCACCCGGACGACCGTCGCCGCCGCGCTCGACTGCCCCGATCTGTGGGGTATCACGTGGTGGTGCTCCCACGACGTCGACCGCGCGCTCGCCGACTTCCCCGAACTGGAATACAGCCTGGGCCTGTTGACCAACGACCGGAAGCCCAAGCCGGCCGGCCGGGCCCTCGCGGACGTCGTCGCCGCAGCCCGTACGACATGGGTCCGGCCCGCGCCGAGGAGCACCGCGCTCGTCGTCGACCTCCCGGAGGAGGTCACCGCGCGCTCGTCCTGCGGCCCCGGCGGCGCGCACTACGAGGCGTTCATGCGGCTCGCCGCGGACGGGGCCCGCCCGGCCGTCGTCCTCGCGGCCCGCGCCGCCGACCCCGCGCACCTGGCCGCCCGCGGCATCACCGAGCTGGTCAGGCCCGAAGACCTCCGCGCGAGCCTGAGCGGCTGA
- a CDS encoding alpha-mannosidase, protein MHDDRSLVESRLKRVLEERIRPAVHPVSVPLTAGIWTAPGEPVPVAEGLAAPRTPIAAGEVWGAPWSTSWLTVTGTVPEEWAGRTVEALIDLGFDANMPGFQCEGLVYRPDGSPVKGLHPRNQWVRIAAPAAGGEEVLLHVEAAANPVILDYHPFLPTELGEKETAGDRPQYRLARLDLAVFDETVWELVIDLEVLGELMAELPVEGARRWDILRAVERALDALDLQDVGGTAAAARAELAGVLASPAEPSAHRISAVGHAHIDSAWLWPLRETVRKVARTTANMTALLEDQPDFVYTMSQAQQYAWIKEHRPEVYARVKKAVAEGRFVPAGGMWVESDTNMPSSEAMARQFVHGKRFFLDEFGVENHEAWLPDTFGFAGGLPQIIRQAGSKWLLTQKISWSQVNSFPHHTFWWEGIDGTRIFTHFPPIDTYNCSMQGKEIAHAVRNFKDKGRARHSLAPTGWGDGGGGTTREMIAKAARMRDLEGSATVRWERPAEFFAKAQAEYPEPPVWVGELYLELHRATLTSQARTKQGNRASENLLREAELWAATAAVRSGFPYPYAELDRIWKTVLLHQFHDILPGSSIAWVHREAEATYAAVAEELTVIVDRAQRALAGEGDAEVVFNSAPHPRGGIPAGGARPLSALSAAPGRCTAAPHADGGFVLDNGLLRVTVDARGLVVSLVDLDTGRETVAPGAAANLLQLHPDFPNMWDAWDVDRFYRNTVTDLTGVDELALAEDASGAVAVRVTRSFGSSTAVQTLTLRAGEKRLDLDTEVDWHETEKFLKAAFPLDVHTDRYAAETQFGHLHRPTHTNTSWEAAKFEACNHRFVHFEEPGWGVALVTASTYGHDVTRTVRPEGHGTTTTVRASLLRAPRFPDPHTDQGVHRFRHALVPGARIGDAVREGHRINQPERQVRGGAAAEVAPLVSAADEAVVVSALKLADDGSGDVVVRVYESRGGRARTRLTTGFPLAGARVCDLLERPWPGGEGEAETDGDDVLISLRPFQLLTLRLARA, encoded by the coding sequence ATGCATGACGACCGCAGCCTCGTCGAGTCCCGGCTCAAGCGGGTCCTCGAAGAACGCATCCGCCCCGCCGTCCACCCCGTCTCCGTGCCCCTCACCGCGGGCATCTGGACCGCCCCCGGCGAACCCGTCCCGGTCGCCGAGGGCCTTGCCGCGCCCCGTACCCCCATCGCCGCCGGCGAGGTGTGGGGCGCGCCCTGGTCCACCAGCTGGCTCACCGTCACCGGCACCGTGCCCGAGGAGTGGGCCGGCCGGACCGTGGAGGCGCTGATCGACCTCGGCTTCGACGCCAACATGCCCGGCTTCCAGTGCGAGGGCCTGGTCTACCGCCCGGACGGCAGCCCGGTGAAGGGCCTCCACCCGCGCAACCAGTGGGTGCGGATCGCCGCCCCGGCGGCCGGCGGCGAGGAGGTGCTGCTGCATGTCGAGGCCGCCGCCAACCCGGTGATCCTCGACTACCACCCCTTCCTGCCCACCGAGCTCGGCGAGAAGGAGACGGCCGGCGACCGGCCCCAGTACCGGCTCGCCCGGCTCGATCTCGCCGTCTTCGACGAGACCGTCTGGGAACTCGTCATCGACCTGGAGGTGCTCGGCGAGCTGATGGCCGAGCTGCCCGTCGAGGGCGCCCGCCGCTGGGACATCCTGCGCGCCGTCGAGCGCGCCCTCGACGCCCTCGACCTCCAGGACGTGGGCGGCACCGCCGCCGCGGCCCGCGCCGAACTGGCCGGCGTCCTCGCCTCGCCCGCCGAGCCCTCCGCCCACCGCATCAGCGCCGTCGGGCACGCCCACATCGACTCCGCCTGGCTCTGGCCGCTGCGCGAGACGGTCCGGAAGGTGGCCCGCACCACCGCCAACATGACCGCGCTCCTGGAGGACCAGCCCGACTTCGTCTACACCATGTCCCAGGCCCAGCAGTACGCCTGGATCAAGGAGCACCGGCCCGAGGTGTACGCCCGGGTGAAGAAGGCCGTCGCCGAGGGCCGCTTCGTCCCGGCCGGCGGCATGTGGGTCGAGTCCGACACCAACATGCCCTCCTCGGAGGCGATGGCCCGTCAGTTCGTGCACGGCAAACGCTTCTTCCTCGACGAGTTCGGCGTCGAGAACCACGAGGCCTGGCTCCCCGACACCTTCGGCTTCGCAGGCGGACTCCCGCAGATCATCCGGCAGGCCGGCTCGAAGTGGCTGCTCACCCAGAAGATCTCCTGGAGCCAGGTCAACTCCTTCCCGCACCACACCTTCTGGTGGGAGGGCATCGACGGCACCCGGATCTTCACCCACTTCCCGCCCATCGACACCTACAACTGCTCCATGCAGGGCAAGGAGATCGCCCATGCCGTCCGCAACTTCAAGGACAAGGGCCGCGCCCGGCACTCCCTCGCCCCCACCGGCTGGGGCGACGGAGGCGGCGGCACGACCCGCGAGATGATCGCCAAGGCGGCCCGGATGCGCGATCTGGAGGGCTCCGCGACCGTACGCTGGGAGCGACCCGCCGAGTTCTTCGCCAAGGCCCAGGCCGAGTACCCCGAACCCCCGGTGTGGGTGGGCGAGTTGTACCTCGAACTGCATCGCGCCACCCTCACCAGTCAGGCCCGCACCAAGCAGGGCAACCGGGCGAGCGAGAACCTGCTGCGCGAGGCCGAGCTGTGGGCCGCCACCGCCGCCGTACGGTCCGGATTCCCGTATCCGTACGCGGAGTTGGACCGGATCTGGAAGACGGTGCTGCTCCACCAGTTCCACGACATCCTGCCCGGCTCCTCCATCGCCTGGGTGCACCGCGAGGCGGAGGCCACGTACGCCGCCGTCGCCGAGGAGCTCACCGTGATCGTCGACCGCGCCCAGCGCGCCCTGGCGGGGGAGGGGGACGCGGAGGTCGTCTTCAACTCCGCCCCGCACCCCCGCGGCGGCATCCCGGCGGGCGGCGCCCGGCCCCTCTCCGCCCTGTCCGCCGCACCCGGCCGCTGCACCGCCGCACCGCACGCCGACGGCGGCTTCGTCCTCGACAACGGGCTGCTCCGCGTCACCGTCGACGCCCGTGGTCTCGTCGTCTCGCTCGTCGACCTCGACACCGGACGCGAGACCGTCGCCCCCGGCGCCGCCGCCAATCTGCTCCAACTCCACCCCGACTTCCCCAACATGTGGGACGCCTGGGACGTCGACCGCTTCTACCGCAACACCGTCACCGATCTGACGGGCGTCGACGAACTGGCCCTGGCCGAGGACGCGTCGGGCGCCGTGGCGGTCCGCGTCACCCGCTCCTTCGGCTCCTCCACCGCCGTCCAGACCCTCACCCTCCGGGCGGGAGAGAAGCGTCTCGACCTCGACACCGAGGTCGACTGGCACGAGACGGAGAAGTTCCTCAAGGCTGCCTTCCCGCTCGACGTGCACACCGACCGCTACGCCGCCGAGACCCAGTTCGGGCACCTGCACCGGCCCACCCACACCAACACCAGCTGGGAGGCGGCCAAGTTCGAGGCCTGCAACCACCGCTTCGTGCACTTCGAGGAGCCCGGCTGGGGCGTCGCCCTCGTCACCGCCTCCACCTACGGACACGACGTCACCCGCACCGTCCGCCCCGAGGGCCACGGCACGACCACCACCGTCCGCGCCTCCCTGCTACGCGCCCCCCGCTTCCCCGACCCCCACACCGACCAGGGCGTGCACCGCTTCCGGCACGCCCTCGTGCCCGGGGCGCGGATCGGCGACGCCGTCCGCGAAGGCCACCGGATCAACCAGCCCGAGCGGCAGGTGCGGGGCGGCGCGGCGGCCGAGGTGGCGCCGCTGGTGAGTGCGGCCGACGAGGCCGTGGTCGTCAGCGCCCTGAAGCTCGCCGACGACGGCAGCGGCGATGTCGTGGTCCGCGTCTACGAGTCGCGCGGCGGCCGCGCCCGCACTCGCCTC